In Stigmatopora argus isolate UIUO_Sarg chromosome 10, RoL_Sarg_1.0, whole genome shotgun sequence, the following proteins share a genomic window:
- the opa3 gene encoding optic atrophy 3 protein homolog, translated as MVVGAFPIAKLLYLGVKHLSKPVANRIKAGARRSQFFKNYICLPPAQLYHWIEMRTKMRIMGFRGANIKPLNEDAAAELGAELLGETVIFLVGGGCMVLEYTRQVVNSRRKEEELNETLNHLQTQIGELTFTTETLSAQLREVNRQLVSFPMPEKK; from the exons ATGGTCGTCGGCGCCTTCCCAATTGCCAAGCTCCTGTACCTCGGAGTGAAGCACCTCAGCAAACCCGTTGCCAATCGGATAAAAGCCGGGGCTCGAAGGAGCCAGTTTTTCAAGAACTACATATGTCTGCCGCCGGCACAAT TATACCACTGGATCGAGATGAGAACCAAGATGCGGATCATGGGCTTCCGAGGGGCCAACATTAAGCCGCTGAACGAGGACGCGGCCGCCGAGCTGGGCGCCGAGTTGCTGGGCGAGACTGTCATCTTCCTGGTGGGGGGCGGGTGCATGGTCCTGGAGTACACCAGGCAGGTGGTCAACTCTCGTCGCAAAGAGGAGGAGCTCAACGAGACGCTCAACCATCTACAGACTCAAATTGGCGAGCTCACGTTTACCACAGAGACGCTAAGCGCTCAGTTGAGAGAGGTGAACAGGCAGCTGGTCTCCTTCCCTATGCCTGAAAAAAAGTGA
- the ppp1r13l gene encoding relA-associated inhibitor: protein MTSQNSYGSSLLFQTMNEDLNASFANADALANQFDSMLKDASGSKDRQPRFQSSHCNILPPPDTASGWTTIGYASSAPNKSSPVSSPRIGRSTTPRGATDGQSYRQMSPKHSPHGPRRSYDNSPRGSASYAERSPSPAHSPISHLPLPSPKRLSPFDGRRSPRPERVPSPLAFHHPAPETLPRAFTFRQADEGTQRQKSPNKWNETDLDTSFESKPHHTYDKSEWLRTSVPNSNWRESNLDGPAAASSSKKNHRGPPVQFPQGSLSRNTRVTVLPDVASPSPSQQYHQQPIISRISIPPVAAQSRQRRPIPLSVIMRLQNPQWGGISDLAGPPGDPWEAHYQPSPSRNFFSQAAMHPPPELRQPAVYSDALNPGDIDAELSRREAVHHMPPIREGEGGPPGGPPRPLSPTRLQPVVAPEAQSQEIPDLEELLRIRSEIPRPLKRRGSADPSRPNRKASHYEPNQYKKLINKLFRRKGGSETGTSSEDEDTAALPPPRTPSSTSAPHDYRNYHSILRAGRDRKSSGRRARLSPLVLALDGALVGELETVQRAVQEMPDPSQSNDEGITALHNAICGGHYNVVDFLVRAGANVSAPDSHGWTPLHCAASCNDRPLCEFLVRNGAAVMAMTESDGATAAQKCDPYAVGFEGCESFLRGMEEAMGMENSGVLYALWSYPAQAPDELSFREGDMVTILQKADGSDWWWASLCGREGFVPNNYFGLFPKVRPKSLS, encoded by the exons ATGACTTCTCAAAACAGCTACGGGAGCAGCCTATTGT TCCAAACAATGAACGAGGACCTCAACGCCTCGTTTGCCAACGCGGACGCGCTGGCCAACCAGTTCGACTCCATGCTAAAGGACGCCTCCGGATCCAAAGACAGGCAACCCAGGTTTCAG AGTTCCCATTGCAACATCTTACCGCCGCCCGACACGGCCAGCGGCTGGACTACCATCGGCTACGCGTCGAGCGCTCCGAATAAAAGCAGCCCCGTTTCCTCGCCCAGAATCGGCAGATCCACGACGCCCCGCGGCGCTACCGACGGCCAGTCGTACCGGCAGATGAGCCCCAAGCACTCTCCCCACGGCCCCAGACGAAGCTACGACAACAGTCCCCGTGGATCGGCGAGCTACGCGGAAAGAAGTCCGTCCCCGGCACACAGCCCCATTTCGCACCTGCCGCTTCCTTCGCCTAAACGGCTGAGCCCCTTCGACGGTCGGAGGTCGCCTCGGCCCGAACGGGTTCCGTCGCCTCTGGCTTTTCATCACCCCGCGCCCGAAACGCTCCCTCGAGCGTTTACGTTCAGGCAAGCCG ATGAGGGCACGCAGAGGCAAAAGAGTCCTAACAAGTGGAACGAGACAGATCTGGACACGTCCTTTGAAAGCAAACCTCACCACACCTATGACA AGAGCGAGTGGTTGAGAACATCCGTGCCAAACAGCAACTGGAGAGAATCCAACTTGGACGGCCCTGCCGCCGCCTCCAGCTCAAAAAAG AATCATCGTGGTCCACCGGTCCAGTTCCCGCAAGGCTCCTTATCCAGGAACACTCGTGTGACAGTCCTTCCAGACGTGGCATCTCCGAGCCCGTCCCAACAGTATCACCAGCAGCCCATCATTTCCCGCATTTCCATTCCTCCCGTGGCCGCCCAGTCCCGCCAACGTCGGCCCATCCCTCTCTCCGTCATCATGCGTCTTCAGAACCCCCAATGGGGCGGCATTTCCGATCTCGCCGGCCCACCGGGGGACCCCTGGGAGGCTCACTACCAGCCCAGCCCATCCAGGAACTTCTTCAGCCAAGCCGCCATGCATCCACCGCCCGAGTTGAGACAACCGGCCGTTTACAGCGACG CATTGAACCCGGGTGACATCGACGCCGAGCTATCCCGACGCGAGGCGGTTCACCACATGCCGCCGATCCGCGAGGGCGAAGGCGGCCCTCCCGGTGGGCCTCCCCGACCTCTGAGCCCCACCCGGCTGCAGCCCGTGGTGGCCCCCGAAGCCCAGAGCCAGGAGATCCCCGACCTGGAAGAGCTGCTGCGCATCCGCTCGGAGATCCCCCGCCCCCTGAAAAGGCGCGGCTCGGCGGACCCCTCGCGACCCAATCGCAAGGCGTCGCACTACGAGCCCAACCAATACAAGAAGCTCATCAACAAGCTCTTCCGGCGCAAGGGAGGCAGCGAGACGGGCACCTCGTCGGAAGACGAGGACACGGCAGCGCTACCTCCGCCGCGAACTCCGTCGTCGACGTCCGCTCCCCACGACTACAGA AACTACCATTCCATCCTGAGGGCCGGCCGAGACCGCAAAAGCTCCGGTAGACGAGCCCGCCTCAGCCCGCTGGTGCTAGCGCTGGACGGCGCGCTGGTGGGGGAGCTGGAAACGGTGCAACGCGCCGTGCAGGAG ATGCCGGACCCGAGCCAGTCTAACGACGAGGGCATCACGGCGCTCCACAATGCTATCTGCGGCGGCCACTACAACGTGGTGGACTTCCTGGTTCGCGCGGGCGCAAATGTGAGCGCCCCGGACAGCCACGGATG GACTCCGCTACATTGCGCGGCCTCGTGCAACGACCGGCCTCTCTGCGAGTTCCTGGTGAGGAACGGCGCGGCCGTCATGGCCATGACGGAGAGCGACGGCGCCACGGCCGCGCAAAAGTGCGACCCGTACGCCGTGGGCTTCGAGGGTTGCGAGAGCTTCCTGAGAG GCATGGAGGAAGCCATGGGAATGGAAAACAGTGGCGTGCTGTACGCCTTGTGGAGTTACCCGGCTCAAGCCCCGGACGAACTGAGCTTTCGCGAGGGCGACATGGTCACCATCCTGCAGAAGGCCGACGGCTCCGACTGGTGGTGGGCGTCGCTCTGCGGCCGCGAGGGCTTTGTGCCCAACAACTACTTTGGG CTTTTTCCAAAGGTTCGGCCAAAATCTCTTTCCTAA
- the tmem91 gene encoding synapse differentiation-inducing gene protein 1, producing the protein MENRDELEHPLLGDKPPLGPSPGGVFKGMLVKCEEDMAYPPLAWRGYCGHPPDVRQPHQLLDPCSLPRTFESFYPAAPIWSHGDSLLSKDYLETTFVDMGPGSTLERKLLAEAHGDFHSLDDEDDLLPDSDDSSMEDFSDSDSESNFPLMIPQDYLGLAFFSMLCCFWPLGIAAFYLSQKTNKASAEGDLQGANAASRQALWLSVLSIVFGIITYICAISALISYLSAKPP; encoded by the exons ATGGAGAACCGCGACGAGCTGGAGCACCCTCTGCTGGGCGATAAACCGCCTTTGGGACCCTCTCCCGGGGGAGTTTTCAAGGGAATGCTGGTCAAATGCGAGGAGGACATGGCGTACCCCCCTCTGGCCTGGAGGGGCTACTGCGGACACCCGCCGGACGTCCGGCAACCGCATCAGCTTCTGGATCCATGTTCCTTGCCCCGCACTTTTGAATCCTTCTACCCGGCGGCCCCCATCTGGAGCCACGGGGACTCGCTTCTCAGTAAGGACTACCTGGAGACCACCTTCGTGGACATGGGGCCGGGGTCTACGCTGGAACGGAAGCTGCTGGCGGAAGCGCACGGAGACTTCCACAGCTTGGACGATGAAGACGACCTGCTGCCCGACTCAGAC GACTCGTCCATGGAAGACTTCAGCGATAGCGACAGCGAGAGCAACTTCCCCCTGATGATCCCTCAGGACTACTTGGGCCTGGCCTTCTTCTCCATGCTCTGCTGCTTCTGGCCCCTGGGCATCGCTGCCTTTTACCTCTCGCAGAAG accaACAAGGCTTCGGCCGAGGGGGACCTCCAAGGGGCCAACGCGGCGTCCCGCCAGGCCCTGTGGCTCTCCGTGCTCTCCATCGTGTTTGGCATCATCACCTACATCTGCGCCATCTCCGCTCTCATTTCTTACCTGTCTGCTAAACCCCCTTAA